Proteins from a single region of Echeneis naucrates chromosome 14, fEcheNa1.1, whole genome shotgun sequence:
- the camlg gene encoding guided entry of tail-anchored proteins factor CAMLG isoform X1, with translation MESGEATVEKTGSMSAAQRRAEIRRRKLLMNSEDRMNRIVGSAKNESGNNAGTSRRTAEPRFHLDLDRTEPWSTSPSSQKSSPYLPETAGLSNRSHSATPERRGSPLPDCSDLPGGSLEDSIAPLRHRPRGERASDDLSGSPRRGLQKYLSRFDDAMKQQGQLATEKLPQDGGSDSEDFDPFRVFRLIGSILLAVFVRVFVCKYLSIFAPFLTLELAYMGLSKYFPKVEKKTKTTVLTTALLLSGIPAEVINRSMDTYRRMGDVFADLCVYFFTFILSHEILMFIGSETP, from the exons atGGAGTCCGGGGAAGCCACCGTGGAGAAGACTGGCTCCATGTCGGCAGCGCAAAGGAGGGCAGAGATCCGGAGGAGAAAGCTGCTCATGAACTCAGAGGACAGGATGAACAGGATCGTGGGCTCCGCCAAGAATGAGTCTGGGAATAACG CAGGAACCTCTCGGCGTACAGCAGAACCCCGCTTCCACCTTGATCTGGACAGGACAGAGCCGTGGTCCACATCCCCGTCTTCGCAGAAATCATCTCCTTACCTGCCAGAGACTGCGGGGCTCAGCAACCGCTCCCACAGCGCAACCCCAGAAAGAAGGGGCTCACCCCTGCCAGACTGCAGTGATCTGCCTGGAGGCTCCTTGGAAGACAGCATTGCACCTTTGCGGCATAGACCTAGAGGGGAGCGGGCGTCAGATGACCTAAGTGGGTCGCCACGCCGGGGCCTCCAGAAATACTTGTCTCGTTTTGATGATGCAATGAAACAGCAGGGTCAGTTGGCCACTGAGAAGTTGCCCCAGGATGGAGGGTCTGACTCAGAGGATTTTGATCCCTTCAGAGTCTTCAGGCTCATTGGTAGCATCCTCCTTGCTGTTTTTGTCAGAGTTTTTGTCTGCAAGTATCTG TCAATATTTGCTCCATTTCTGACCCTTGAACTGGCCTACATGGGTTTGTCCAAATATTTCCCAAAG GTAGAGAAGAAGACCAAGACCACTGTGCTAACCACTGCCCTTCTGCTGTCTGGTATCCCTGCTGAGGTCATCAACCGCTCAATGGACACCTACAGGAGGATGGGTGACGTCTTTGCTGACCTCTGCGTCTACTTCTTCACCTTCATCCTTTCACATGAGATCCTAATGTTCATCGGGTCAGAGACTCCCTGA
- the camlg gene encoding guided entry of tail-anchored proteins factor CAMLG isoform X2 yields the protein MESGEATVEKTGSMSAAQRRAEIRRRKLLMNSEDRMNRIVGSAKNESGNNGTSRRTAEPRFHLDLDRTEPWSTSPSSQKSSPYLPETAGLSNRSHSATPERRGSPLPDCSDLPGGSLEDSIAPLRHRPRGERASDDLSGSPRRGLQKYLSRFDDAMKQQGQLATEKLPQDGGSDSEDFDPFRVFRLIGSILLAVFVRVFVCKYLSIFAPFLTLELAYMGLSKYFPKVEKKTKTTVLTTALLLSGIPAEVINRSMDTYRRMGDVFADLCVYFFTFILSHEILMFIGSETP from the exons atGGAGTCCGGGGAAGCCACCGTGGAGAAGACTGGCTCCATGTCGGCAGCGCAAAGGAGGGCAGAGATCCGGAGGAGAAAGCTGCTCATGAACTCAGAGGACAGGATGAACAGGATCGTGGGCTCCGCCAAGAATGAGTCTGGGAATAACG GAACCTCTCGGCGTACAGCAGAACCCCGCTTCCACCTTGATCTGGACAGGACAGAGCCGTGGTCCACATCCCCGTCTTCGCAGAAATCATCTCCTTACCTGCCAGAGACTGCGGGGCTCAGCAACCGCTCCCACAGCGCAACCCCAGAAAGAAGGGGCTCACCCCTGCCAGACTGCAGTGATCTGCCTGGAGGCTCCTTGGAAGACAGCATTGCACCTTTGCGGCATAGACCTAGAGGGGAGCGGGCGTCAGATGACCTAAGTGGGTCGCCACGCCGGGGCCTCCAGAAATACTTGTCTCGTTTTGATGATGCAATGAAACAGCAGGGTCAGTTGGCCACTGAGAAGTTGCCCCAGGATGGAGGGTCTGACTCAGAGGATTTTGATCCCTTCAGAGTCTTCAGGCTCATTGGTAGCATCCTCCTTGCTGTTTTTGTCAGAGTTTTTGTCTGCAAGTATCTG TCAATATTTGCTCCATTTCTGACCCTTGAACTGGCCTACATGGGTTTGTCCAAATATTTCCCAAAG GTAGAGAAGAAGACCAAGACCACTGTGCTAACCACTGCCCTTCTGCTGTCTGGTATCCCTGCTGAGGTCATCAACCGCTCAATGGACACCTACAGGAGGATGGGTGACGTCTTTGCTGACCTCTGCGTCTACTTCTTCACCTTCATCCTTTCACATGAGATCCTAATGTTCATCGGGTCAGAGACTCCCTGA
- the sec24a gene encoding protein transport protein Sec24A, whose translation MSTAGFNSQNGTGTGQAYANGPSQNPIASQQLPVISHGMTHPAYNPVQAKAPATGHYPSGAYQPVPPVSTYQPGPPLGAYPTPPNQPLLTRPSMGGPPSHTPPQSASPSPGPRLPPAHATPPPPAASSGSYYPNPQQPQPIAPAWQYNTAPPAMGPSNSMSTPPRGPVANHVNPASSSPMMPPPSSVAYTSAPPTHVPQSATQPPGPRMPPTSLHGYIQPGTAPPPLNPMTPQTYHPSRHAYGAVTAGPPPTGPPPAMKPTPPPTGPPMANATPPPTKTDGTVAGNGPQASNSYNHVENKMAGLPQPGPPGRHLGHYPSLPPGYQNTPGPHNATPPIHPAMQNANQPYSQAPQPYQQPPGGPGAAQLSPSLASMSLQSSTPEALRVVNLLQDRNLLPPTAIPAPTPCLAQDLQKNNCNPEVFRCTLTSIPQTQSLLNKAKMPLGLLLHPFKDLSQLPVVTSSTIVRCRSCRTYINPFVSFLDQRRWKCNLCYRVNDVPEEFMYNPVSRSYGEPHKRPEVQNATIEFIAPSEYMLRPPQPAVYLFVLDVSHNAVETGYLNVFCQSLLDNINTLPGDSRTKVGFITFDSTIHFYNLQEGLSQPQMLIVSDIEDIFLPTPDSLLVNLNECKELVQDLLKSLPTLFEKTMETQSALGSALQAAFKLLSPTGGRMSVFQTQLPNLGVGALQSREDPNQRASAKDIQHLSPATDFYKKLALDCSGQQVAVDLFLLSAQYCDLASLGCISRYSAGSVYYYPSYHHQHNPAQVERFQKDLKRYLTRKIGFEAVMRIRCTKGLSIHTFHGNFFVRSTDLLSLPNVNPDAGFAVQMSIEENLDDMQVVSFQAALLYTSSKGERRIRVHTLCLPVVNSMSDIFAGADVQAITGLLACMAVDRSVTASLSDARDAMTNAAIDSLMSYRQSVLTIQQPGLLAPLCLRLFPLYILALLKQKAFRTGTSTRLDDRVFAMCQLKYQPLVHTMLMIHPSLYRIDDLTDEGALNINERTIPQPKVLQLSVEKLSREGAFLMDAGIVMYLWIGRNCHPNFLTQVLGISNYAAVPDNLYLLPELDTAESQRTRAFIGWLRDQRPFFPSLHVIRDESQLKASFMQNMIEDRTESALSYYEFLLHLQQQISK comes from the exons ATGTCAACTGCGGGGTTCAACTCTCAGAATGGGACAGGAACGGGACAGGCATATGCGAATG GTCCATCACAAAATCCTATTGCTTCACAGCAGCTGCCAGTGATCTCCCATGGCATGACCCATCCAGCGTACAATCCAGTGCAGGCCAAAGCCCCTGCAACTGGACATTACCCCTCTGGGGCATATCAACCTGTTCCCCCAGTCAGCACCTATCAGCCTGGCCCACCACTTGGTGCCTACCCAACTCCCCCAAACCAGCCGTTGTTGACTAGGCCTTCGATGGGAGGACCTCCATCTCATACACCTCCTCAATCTGCAAGCCCCAGCCCTGGTCCCAGGCTGCCTCCAGCACATGCaacaccacctccacctgctGCATCTTCCGGTAGCTACTACCCAAACCCACAACAGCCACAACCCATTGCTCCAGCATGGCAGTACAACACAGCTCCTCCAGCGATGGGGCCATCCAATTCCATGAGCACGCCTCCCCGTGGTCCTGTGGCAAATCATGTGAACCCAGCCTCAAGTTCACCAATGATGCCGCCACCATCATCTGTTGCTTACACCTCTGCACCACCAACCCATGTGCCCCAGAGTGCCACCCAACCTCCAGGCCCCAGGATGCCCCCCACTTCTCTGCATGGATATATTCAGCCAG GCACTGCACCTCCACCACTGAATCCCATGACTCCCCAAACATACCATCCAAGCAGACATGCCTATGGAGCCGTAACTGCAGGACCCCCACCTACAGGGCCACCACCAGCCATGAAACCTACACCACCTCCCACTGGACCCCCAATGGCCAATgcgacccccccacccaccaaaACTGAtg GAACTGTGGCTGGCAATGGCCCCCAAGCATCAAACAGCTATAAtcatgttgaaaacaaaatgg CTGGCCTGCCCCAACCTGGACCTCCTGGTCGACACTTGGGCCActatccctccctcccccctggaTACCAGAACACTCCTGGTCCCCACAACGCCACCCCTCCCATTCACCCTGCGATGCAAAATGCTAACCAGCCTTACAGTCAAGCACCTCAGCCGTACCAGCAG CCACCAGGGGGTCCAGGAGCAGCCCAGCTGAGCCCGTCCTTAGCATCCATGAGCCTTCAGTCCAGCACCCCAGAGGCCCTGAGAGTGGTCAACCTGTTGCAGGATAGAAACCTGCTGCCACCAACTGCAATCCCTGCTCCGACACCCTGTCTGGCCCAAGATTTGCAGAAGAACAACTGCAACCCTGA GGTTTTCCGTTGCACGCTGACTAGCATCCCTCAGACCCAGTCTCTGCTCAATAAAGCCAAGATGCCGCTGGGCCTGCTGCTCCACCCATTCAAAGACCTCTCA caaCTTCCTGTGGTGACATCCAGCACTATTGTCAGGTGTCGGTCCTGCAGAACTTATATCAACCCCTTCGTCTCTTTCCTGGATCAGAGGAGGTGGAAGTGCAACCTGTGCTATCGGGTTAATGATG tCCCAGAGGAATTTATGTACAACCCGGTCAGCAGATCATATGGGGAGCCACACAAAAGACCCGAGGTCCAGAACGCCACTATTGAGTTCATTGCACCATCAGAATACATG CTGAGGCCACCACAGCCAGCTGTTTACCTCTTTGTACTGGATGTATCACACAATGCAGTGGAGACGGGCTatctaaatgtgttttgtcagtCACTGCTGGACAACATTAATAC GCTGCCTGGAGACTCGCGGACAAAGGTAGGATTCATCACCTTCGACAGCACCATCCACTTCTACAACCTGCAGGAGGGACTCTCCCAGCCTCAAATGCTTATCGTGTCAGACATTGAAG ATATCTTTTTACCAACACCAGACAGCCTTCTAGTGAACCTCAATGAATGCAAAGAA cttgtGCAGGATCTGCTGAAGAGTCTGCCAACTTTATTTGAAAAGACCATGGAGACCCAGTCTGCCTTGGGGTCAGCTCTGCAAGCAGCCTTCAAGCTTCTGTCACCAACCGGAGGGCgcatgtctgtgtttcagaCGCAGCTGCCCAATCTTGGGGTGGGGGCACTCCAGTCCAGGGAGGACCCCAACCAGCGGGCATCTGCAAAG gataTCCAACATTTATCTCCAGCTACAGACTTCTACAAGAAGCTGGCTCTGGACTGTTCTGGCCAGCAGGTGGCTGTTGACCTGTTCCTGCTCAGCGCTCAGTACTGCGACCTGGCATCTCTTG GCTGCATATCAAGATACTCAGCAGGAAGTGTTTACTACTACCCTTCCTACCACCACCAGCATAACCCCGCTCAAGTGGAGCGCTTCCAGAAGGATCTGAAGAGATACTTAACCAGGAAGATTGGCTTTGAGGCAGTCATGAGGATACGCTGCACCAAAG gtctATCCATCCACACGTTCCATGGAAACTTCTTTGTGAGGTCCACAGACCTGTTGTCCCTCCCTAATGTGAACCCAGATGCTGGCTTTGCAGTTCAAATGTCCATTGAAGAAAACCTTGATGACATGCAGGTTGTCTCTTTCCAAGCTGCCCTGCTTTACACCTCCAGCAAag gCGAGAGGAGAATCCGTGTCCACACATTGTGTCTCCCTGTGGTCAATTCCATGTCAGACATCTTCGCTGGAGCTGACGTTCAAGCCATAACTGGGCTGCTGGCTTGCATGG CTGTAGACCGTTCAGTGACAGCCAGTCTGAGTGATGCCAGAGATGCAATGACCAATGCTGCTATTGACTCGCTGATGTCGTACCGGCAGTCTGTGTTGACCATCCAGCAACCTGGCCTGCTGGCTCCACTCTGCCTCAGACTCTTCCCCCTCTACATCCTTGCCCTGCtcaaacag AAAGCCTTCAGGACAGGCACCAGCACCAGGCTGGATGACCGGGTGTTTGCCATGTGCCAGTTGAAGTACCAGCCACTGGTCCACACAATGCTGATGATCCATCCCTCTCTGTACCGTATCGATGATCTGACAGATGAG GGAGCTTTGAACATCAATGAGCGGACCATCCCTCAGCCCAAagtgctgcagctgtctgtggaGAAGCTCAGCAGGGAGGGAGCTTTCCTCATGGATGCTGGAATA GTGATGTATCTTTGGATTGGACGGAACTGCCACCCCAACTTCCTCACACAAGTCCTAGGAATTTCCAACTATGCTGCCGTGCCTGATAACCTG TACCTGCTGCCAGAGCTAGACACTGCAGAGTCGCAGAGAACCAGAGCTTTCATTGGTTGGCTGAGGGATCAGAGGCCATTCTTCCCCTCCTTGCATGTCATCAG GGACGAGAGCCAACTAAAAGCCAGCTTTATGCAGAACATGATCGAGGACCGAACAGAGTCGGCGCTGTCATATTACGAGTTCCTGCTCCACCTCCAACAGCAAATCTCCAAATAA